One region of Spiroplasma endosymbiont of Asaphidion curtum genomic DNA includes:
- the tsaD gene encoding tRNA (adenosine(37)-N6)-threonylcarbamoyltransferase complex transferase subunit TsaD, producing MTILAIETSCDETSISIYKDKKVKSNIIFSQIAKHQQYGGVVPEIASRLHISKISYVLKEAIKQAQIQYRDIDYIGYTDHPGLSGSLHIGKVCAQTISLMLKKPLIACNHIEGHIYSAAINNEFKFPLIILVVSGGHTQLVLMKKHLDFHILGETYDDAVGEAYDKVARLLELEYPGGPIIDKIAKKGQNIFELPLGKNDNSFDFSFSGLKSAVANLIRKLNTRQLEFRKEDIACSFQEQATNILIKKLTMAIKKYHPKMITVVGGVAANSLLRTKIESLATKNTTVVLPNNKYCTDNAAMIARLTWQIINNRLKEVPKK from the coding sequence ATGACCATCTTAGCTATTGAAACAAGTTGTGATGAAACATCAATATCAATATATAAAGATAAGAAAGTTAAAAGCAATATTATTTTCTCACAAATAGCTAAACACCAACAATATGGCGGAGTTGTTCCTGAAATTGCTTCAAGACTTCATATTTCCAAAATTAGTTATGTTTTAAAAGAAGCAATTAAACAAGCACAAATACAATATCGTGATATTGACTACATTGGTTATACTGACCATCCTGGATTAAGTGGTTCACTTCATATTGGTAAAGTTTGTGCCCAAACAATATCATTAATGTTAAAAAAACCACTCATTGCTTGTAATCACATCGAAGGTCACATTTATAGTGCTGCCATTAATAATGAATTTAAGTTTCCCTTAATAATCTTAGTAGTATCCGGTGGCCATACCCAATTAGTTTTAATGAAAAAACATCTTGATTTTCATATTTTAGGAGAAACTTATGATGATGCTGTCGGTGAAGCTTATGATAAAGTAGCAAGATTATTAGAACTTGAATATCCAGGTGGACCAATAATTGATAAAATAGCAAAAAAAGGACAAAATATTTTTGAACTTCCATTAGGAAAAAATGATAACAGTTTTGACTTTTCATTTAGTGGTTTAAAATCTGCAGTAGCAAATTTAATTAGAAAATTAAACACTCGCCAATTAGAATTTAGAAAAGAAGATATTGCTTGTTCTTTTCAAGAACAAGCAACTAATATTTTAATTAAAAAATTAACAATGGCAATAAAAAAATATCATCCAAAAATGATAACAGTGGTCGGTGGCGTTGCTGCTAATAGTCTCTTACGAACTAAGATTGAAAGCTTAGCAACAAAAAATACCACAGTTGTTCTTCCTAATAACAAATATTGTACTGATAATGCCGCAATGATTGCAAGATTAACTTGACAAATAATTAATAATCGATTAAAAGAAGTTCCTAAAAAGTAA
- the deoD gene encoding purine-nucleoside phosphorylase gives MTPHISAKKEDIATIVLMPGDPIRAKYIATNYLQDVQLVNSVRNMLMFTGMYEGKRITIAGSGMGCPSIGIYSYELFKFYDVDVIIRIGSVGAYDEKLKLYDVINVSSVYGENNYAKIIGATDDDIIETNPNIYELINKTASDKNINIISGRVHCSDVFYRKNFEEYKRFLSEKQTIAVEMETFALFANAKVLNKQAGCILTVSDSLITKEATTSEEREQSFDKMMMLALKTAVNFYKQDV, from the coding sequence ATGACACCACATATTAGTGCTAAAAAAGAGGACATTGCAACAATAGTTTTAATGCCAGGAGATCCAATTAGGGCAAAATATATTGCAACAAATTATTTGCAAGATGTGCAATTAGTAAATAGTGTTCGTAATATGTTAATGTTTACAGGGATGTATGAAGGGAAAAGAATAACTATTGCTGGTAGTGGTATGGGTTGCCCTTCAATTGGCATTTACTCATATGAATTATTTAAATTTTATGATGTTGATGTAATTATTAGAATTGGAAGCGTAGGTGCGTATGATGAAAAGTTAAAACTGTATGATGTTATTAATGTAAGTTCGGTGTATGGTGAAAATAATTATGCTAAGATTATTGGAGCAACAGATGATGATATTATCGAAACTAATCCTAATATTTATGAATTAATTAATAAAACAGCAAGTGATAAAAATATTAACATCATATCTGGAAGGGTGCATTGTTCTGATGTTTTTTATCGTAAAAATTTTGAAGAATATAAAAGATTTTTAAGTGAAAAACAAACTATTGCTGTAGAAATGGAAACTTTTGCATTATTTGCTAATGCAAAAGTGTTAAATAAGCAAGCGGGATGTATTTTAACTGTATCAGATTCATTAATAACAAAAGAAGCTACTACGAGTGAAGAACGCGAACAATCATTTGATAAGATGATGATGTTAGCTTTAAAAACAGCAGTTAATTTTTATAAACAAGATGTTTAA